One Littorina saxatilis isolate snail1 linkage group LG1, US_GU_Lsax_2.0, whole genome shotgun sequence genomic window carries:
- the LOC138950519 gene encoding iduronate 2-sulfatase-like produces MFSGWQLGEHNEWCKVTNFDIATRITMLVHVPGISVSFRTTDALVEAVDLYATVSVLAGLDVPPTCPPDNQNIAFCTEGTSLVPVIIYVTRTKHDVTGMTLNWKTAVFSQFPPPADHVVKNSEQPLLADIRIMGYTMKTATHRYTEWLAYDPVTFTHNMLHVYARELYDHTHDPEENLNLVDQAAFRYLVQELAHQLRGGWRKALPKGF; encoded by the exons ATGTTTTCAGGCTGGCAGCTAGGAGAACACAACGAATGGTGCAAAGTGACCAACTTTGACATCGCCACCCGAATTACCATGTTGGTGCACGTTCCGG GAATCTCGGTAAGCTTCCGAACCACGGACGCTCTGGTGGAAGCTGTGGACCTGTACGCCACAGTGTCCGTACTGGCGGGCCTGGATGTTCCCCCCACCTGCCCCCCGGACAATCAAAACATTGCCTTCTGCACAGAAGGAACAAGTCTTGTGCCCGTCATCATATACGTCACAAGAACCAAACATGACGTAACGGGTATGACGCTAAACTGGAAGACTGCAGTCTTTAGTCAGTTTCCACCACCCGCAGACCATGTGGTGAAAAACAGTGAGCAGCCCTTGCTAGCTGACATCCGTATCATGGGCTACACGATGAAGACTGCCACACACCGCTACACGGAGTGGTTGGCCTACGACCCTGTCACCTTCACCCACAACATGTTGCACGTGTACGCACGCGAGCTGTACGATCACACACACGACCCCGAGGAGAACCTCAACCTAGTCGACCAGGCGGCCTTCAGGTATCTGGTCCAAGAACTCGCACATCAGCTCAGGGGAGGCTGGAGGAAAGCCTTGCCCAAAGGGTTCTAA
- the LOC138969448 gene encoding iduronate 2-sulfatase-like translates to MQGIIYVLALFVAGASIASDAARPNVLFLVVDDLRPKLNCYGETNMVTPNLDNLAINSVLFERAYVQQAVCSPSRTSFLTGRRPDTTRIFDLKTYFRRLAGNFTTLPQHFKNNGYITWSIGKIFHPGKAASGKDDNAYSWTYPAYHAPTESNRLEHVCRGSDGQLASNARCPVNLDDVKGQSLPDIQNTDMAITFLQNRSLDQQPFFLGLGYHKPHLPFKFPEEFLKLYPMSNIHMAPNPYYPPWLPPVAYAPWDELRGYHDIRLLNLSFPFQSIPNDYQLLLRQAYSSAASYTDHNVGRVLQALDQYGLANNTIITFHGDHGWQLGEHDIWTKMTNFDIATRIPMLVHVPGVTSKPSTPRGQTFPFYDALTSTKTANGVQSPCVTPMCSDEQGPSASYRTTDALVEAVDLYATLCELTGIEIPSTCPPDNLNIPLCTEGFSLVPVIRHVTKDKDDVISGKDFAWKTAAFSQYPRPSDVIQKDSDGPELKNIRIMGYTMKTATHRYTEWVAYDPVTFTHNMSHVYARELYDHTNDLEENLNIVDQVAFKGLVEELAQQLRGGWRKALPEGYWG, encoded by the exons ATGCAAGGAATAATTTACGTCCTTGCGCTTTTTGTTGCTGGAGCCAGTATCGCAAGCGATG CCGCGCGACCCAACGTGCTGTTCCTTGTGGTGGACGACCTGAGACCCAAACTGAACTGCTATGGAGAGACCAACATGGTGACGCCTAATCTTGACAACCTGGCCATCAACAGCGTCCTCTTTGAACGAGCCTATGTTCAG CAAGCAGTGTGTTCCCCAAGCAGGACGTCCTTCCTGACAGGACGCAGACCGGACACGACTCGTATCTTTGACCTGAAGACCTACTTCAGGAGACTGGCCGGTAACTTCACCACGCTGCCCCAGCACTTCAAGAACAACGGCTACATCACTTGGTCCATTGGCAAGATCTTCCACCCTG GCAAAGCAGCCAGTGGTAAAGATGACAACGCATACAGCTGGACCTACCCTGCGTACCATGCTCCCACGGAAAGTAACCGACTCGAGCAT GTGTGTCGAGGATCCGACGGACAACTGGCCAGCAATGCTCGCTGTCCGGTCAACCTTGATGACGTCAAAGGTCAGTCCCTGCCGGACATCCAGAACACGGACATGGCCATCACGTTCCTGCAGAACCGTTCCTTGGACCAGCAACCCTTCTTCCTGGGGCTGGGCTACCACAAGCCTCACCTGCCCTTCAAGTTTCCCGAGGAGTTCCTCA AGCTGTACCCAATGTCAAATATCCACATGGCCCCCAACCCGTACTACCCGCCATGGCTTCCCCCTGTGGCCTACGCCCCGTGGGACGAGCTTAGAGGCTACCATGACATTCGGCTGCTGAATCTCTCCTTCCCCTTTCAGTCTATACCCAATGATTATCAG CTGTTACTTCGTCAGGCATATTCGTCAGCAGCGAGCTACACAGACCACAACGTGGGGAGAGTTCTTCAGGCTCTGGACCAGTATGGCTTGGCCAACAATACCATCATCACCTTTCATGGCgaccatg GCTGGCAACTTGGAGAACACGACATCTGGACAAAGATGACCAATTTCGACATCGCCACCCGGATCCCCATGCTGGTGCACGTTCCGGGTGTCACGTCCAAACCGTCCACCCCGAGAGGTCAAACCTTCCCGTTCTACGACGCCTTGACCAGTACAAAGACGGCGAACGGAGTGCAGTCTCCATGTGTTACCCCTATGTGTAGCGACGAGCAGGGGCCGTCAGCTAGCTACAGAACCACGGACGCTCTGGTGGAAGCTGTGGACCTGTACGCCACTCTGTGTGAACTCACCGGTATCGAAATCCCTTCCACCTGCCCTCCGGACAATCTGAACATTCCACTCTGCACGGAGGGTTTCAGTCTCGTCCCCGTCATCAGACACGTCACAAAGGACAaagatgacgtcatatcgggGAAGGATTTTGCGTGGAAAACGGCCGCGTTCAGTCAATATCCCCGGCCGAGTGACGTCATTCAGAAAGATAGTGACGGACCTGAGTTGAAGAACATCCGTATCATGGGCTACACGATGAAGACTGCTACACACCGCTACACGGAATGGGTGGCCTACGACCCTGTCACCTTCACCCACAACATGTCGCACGTGTACGCACGCGAGCTGTACGATCACACCAACGACCTCGAAGAGAACCTCAACATAGTCGACCAGGTGGCATTCAAGGGGCTGGTCGAAGAACTCGCTCAGCAGCTCAGGGGTGGCTGGAGGAAAGCTCTGCCCGAAGGTTATTGGGGATAG